Proteins from one Arthrobacter sp. DNA4 genomic window:
- a CDS encoding LacI family DNA-binding transcriptional regulator produces the protein MAGIKEVASRAGLSVATVSRALSGKSNVSSKSRRLAQEAARELGFVPSYHASSLASGRNHNIGLVVPSVQRWYFSSVLEGVSETLLDAGYDLTLYNVGEQPERRNSILTDFLLRKRLDAVIAVALVLSEEEIRQLLAVHRPIVGIGGALPGASTIRIDDEGLAMMATSHLIGLGHTRIAHITGDAGLNRDFKLPQLRQKGFSAAMAAAGLGLRPEWHATADFTIQGAYAAGRRLLGTPTERPTAVFAASDEMAVGVILAARDFGLRIPEDLSVVGIDGHELAETFGLTTVSQDPRGQGKLAAATALALLDGAGRNPDGGPAATAAQDQEYPTEFVIRHSTAVPGDPAARTA, from the coding sequence GTGGCAGGCATCAAAGAAGTTGCCAGCCGGGCCGGCCTGTCGGTGGCCACCGTCTCGCGGGCACTGAGCGGCAAGTCCAACGTCTCCTCCAAGAGCCGCCGCCTGGCCCAGGAAGCGGCCCGGGAACTCGGGTTCGTTCCGTCCTACCACGCGTCAAGCCTCGCATCAGGGCGGAACCACAACATCGGGCTGGTGGTGCCCAGCGTCCAGCGCTGGTACTTCTCCTCGGTACTGGAAGGCGTTTCCGAAACCCTGCTCGATGCCGGCTATGACCTGACGCTTTACAACGTGGGTGAACAGCCGGAGCGGCGCAACAGCATCCTGACCGACTTCCTGCTGCGGAAACGCCTGGATGCTGTAATCGCCGTGGCGCTGGTGCTCAGCGAGGAAGAGATCCGGCAGCTGCTGGCCGTGCACCGTCCCATCGTGGGGATCGGAGGTGCCCTGCCCGGGGCCTCGACCATCAGGATCGACGACGAGGGCCTGGCGATGATGGCCACCAGCCACCTGATTGGGCTGGGACATACCCGGATTGCGCATATCACCGGGGATGCGGGGCTGAACCGGGACTTCAAGCTTCCGCAGCTACGGCAAAAGGGCTTTTCGGCGGCAATGGCCGCAGCAGGGCTGGGACTGCGGCCGGAGTGGCATGCCACTGCCGACTTCACCATCCAGGGCGCTTACGCGGCAGGCCGCCGGCTGCTGGGAACACCCACGGAACGGCCCACGGCAGTTTTTGCCGCCTCCGATGAGATGGCGGTGGGCGTCATACTTGCCGCGCGCGACTTTGGTCTTCGGATTCCGGAGGATCTCTCCGTGGTGGGCATTGACGGGCACGAGCTGGCAGAGACCTTCGGGCTGACCACCGTGAGCCAGGATCCGCGGGGCCAGGGAAAGCTGGCGGCCGCCACTGCTTTGGCCCTGCTGGATGGCGCCGGCAGGAATCCCGACGGCGGTCCGGCAGCTACGGCAGCACAGGACCAGGAATACCCGACGGAATTCGTGATCCGGCACAGCACCGCCGTGCCTGGGGACCCGGCCGCGCGGACGGCCTAG
- a CDS encoding glycoside hydrolase family 13 protein, with the protein MSVETVTQDTSVCAGPLTLIHAADTAPGWWRSAVIYQVYPRSFRDLNGDGIGDLAGITEELPHLADLGVDAVWLSPFYRSPQRDAGYDVSDYCDVDPVFGTLADFDVMMAESHRLGLRVIVDLVPNHCSDQHPAFQAALAAPAGSPERDMFIFRDGTGPDGQEPPNNWQSHFGGPAWTRVAGTDGRPGQWYLHLFDSSQPDFNWDNPAVHAEFERVLRFWLDRGVSGFRVDVAHALVKAPGLPEWGGRADGGSSDGYPGHEAPMFGQPAVHDIYRRWRLILDEYGPDRILCAEASVDLHRLAHWVRPDEMHQAFNFPYLHAGLDVYRLRSVITDSLTVLDGVGAPSTWVLSNHDVVRHASRFGYNGLGPRDGDGIGPADHQPDHDLGRRRAAAASMFMLGLPGAAYLYQGEELGLPDGTDIPDHLRQDPTFARTGGQRLGRDGCRVPLPWRGEDPHLGFGSGSHPWLPIPASFKALARDLQAESPSSHLSLYRDALACRRELDLGRGSLSWAEDWCTGYSLGYLNGTTLVVMNLNHEPLEMPAGHVLIRSLPAGAGRALASGETAWIQLGPDAAAAL; encoded by the coding sequence ATGTCTGTCGAAACTGTGACCCAGGACACTTCCGTTTGTGCCGGTCCCCTGACGCTCATCCATGCTGCTGACACCGCTCCGGGCTGGTGGCGGTCCGCAGTGATCTACCAGGTCTACCCCCGGTCCTTCCGTGACCTGAATGGCGACGGCATTGGCGACCTGGCGGGAATCACGGAGGAACTGCCGCATCTCGCAGATCTGGGGGTCGATGCAGTCTGGCTCTCGCCCTTCTACCGTTCCCCCCAGCGTGACGCCGGCTATGACGTCAGCGACTACTGCGACGTGGACCCGGTCTTCGGTACGCTGGCCGACTTCGACGTCATGATGGCCGAATCCCACCGCCTGGGCCTGCGGGTCATCGTGGACCTGGTGCCCAACCACTGCTCGGACCAGCACCCGGCGTTCCAGGCAGCCCTTGCGGCGCCGGCCGGAAGCCCGGAGCGAGACATGTTCATCTTCCGGGACGGGACCGGCCCCGACGGGCAGGAACCGCCCAACAACTGGCAGTCCCACTTCGGCGGACCAGCCTGGACCCGGGTAGCAGGAACGGACGGCCGGCCCGGTCAGTGGTACCTGCACCTCTTCGATTCCTCGCAGCCGGACTTCAACTGGGACAACCCCGCCGTTCACGCGGAGTTCGAACGCGTGCTCCGTTTCTGGCTGGACCGCGGTGTGTCAGGTTTCCGGGTGGACGTTGCCCATGCCCTGGTCAAGGCCCCGGGGCTGCCCGAATGGGGCGGCCGCGCCGACGGTGGCAGCAGCGACGGGTATCCGGGCCATGAAGCACCCATGTTCGGCCAGCCCGCTGTCCACGACATATACCGCAGATGGCGGCTGATCCTGGACGAATACGGACCCGACCGGATCCTGTGCGCCGAGGCCAGCGTGGACCTGCACCGGCTGGCTCACTGGGTCCGGCCCGACGAAATGCACCAGGCGTTCAACTTCCCGTACCTCCACGCGGGCCTGGACGTCTACCGCCTCCGCTCCGTCATCACCGATTCCCTGACAGTCCTTGACGGAGTAGGTGCCCCCAGCACCTGGGTACTTTCGAACCATGACGTGGTCCGCCACGCCAGCCGTTTCGGGTACAACGGGCTCGGTCCGCGGGACGGCGACGGCATTGGCCCGGCAGATCACCAGCCGGACCATGATCTTGGCCGCCGCCGCGCGGCCGCTGCTTCGATGTTCATGCTGGGACTCCCGGGCGCCGCGTACCTGTACCAGGGCGAAGAGCTCGGGTTGCCGGACGGCACCGACATTCCTGACCACCTCCGCCAGGACCCCACGTTCGCCCGCACCGGCGGCCAGCGGCTGGGCCGTGACGGCTGCCGTGTGCCGCTGCCCTGGCGTGGCGAGGACCCGCATCTGGGGTTTGGCTCAGGCAGCCACCCCTGGCTGCCTATTCCTGCCTCGTTCAAGGCGCTGGCGAGGGACCTGCAGGCGGAATCACCGTCGTCGCACCTGTCCCTGTACCGCGACGCCCTGGCCTGCCGGCGGGAACTGGACCTGGGCAGGGGGTCCTTGTCCTGGGCCGAGGACTGGTGCACCGGCTACTCCCTGGGCTACCTGAACGGCACTACGCTGGTGGTTATGAACCTGAACCACGAGCCGCTGGAAATGCCTGCGGGACATGTCCTGATCCGCAGCCTGCCCGCAGGTGCGGGACGCGCCCTTGCCTCCGGTGAGACCGCGTGGATACAGCTTGGACCGGACGCCGCAGCAGCCCTCTGA
- a CDS encoding FAD-binding oxidoreductase, producing the protein MGSIVDELEAILAPGQVDTGEVALRRYAVDQAPVIDFQLPLAVVFPESVADVQAVVKACLGSGVAIVPRGAGTGVSGGAHATTNCIILSLERMDRILALNPDDETAMVEPGVVNAVLNEAAAEHGLMYAPDPASFRSSTIGGNVATNAGGLRCAKYGVTRDSILALDVVLADGSLIHTGHQTFKGVAGYDLTGLFVGSEGTLGIVVGITVRLKYLPREVHTVAAFYPDFRRAAAGVLAVGRARVQPAIMELLDGGTLAQLDDIHGSDLTARGRSLLLIQTDGFGAAAEADVVREVLREGGATVTTEASAEAERLVELRRHSRGTEVDDEYRVGEDVAVPRSRLVDYVAALEAMAAAQQVHLKVVAHAGDGNLHPTFWIDRQGPDVEAGAMERLQVALDESITAALAMGGTITGEHGVGQYKLRWLGQEQPEPIRELQRRIKELFDPAGILNPGKAI; encoded by the coding sequence GTGGGAAGCATCGTTGACGAGCTGGAAGCCATCCTGGCGCCGGGCCAGGTGGACACGGGCGAGGTCGCGCTCCGCCGGTACGCCGTAGACCAGGCGCCCGTGATCGACTTCCAGCTTCCGCTGGCCGTGGTGTTTCCCGAATCAGTGGCGGACGTGCAGGCAGTGGTGAAGGCCTGCCTGGGCAGCGGGGTGGCGATCGTACCCCGGGGCGCAGGCACGGGTGTATCCGGCGGTGCCCACGCCACCACCAACTGCATCATCCTCTCCCTGGAGCGGATGGACCGGATCCTCGCCCTGAATCCGGACGATGAAACAGCCATGGTGGAGCCCGGAGTGGTCAACGCCGTCCTGAACGAAGCCGCCGCGGAGCATGGCCTCATGTACGCGCCGGACCCTGCCAGCTTCCGGAGCTCCACGATCGGTGGCAACGTTGCCACCAACGCCGGGGGTCTGCGATGTGCCAAGTACGGGGTCACCAGGGACTCAATCCTGGCACTGGACGTCGTCCTGGCCGACGGCTCCCTGATCCACACCGGCCACCAAACCTTCAAGGGCGTGGCGGGCTATGACCTCACCGGCCTCTTCGTGGGATCCGAGGGCACCCTGGGCATCGTCGTCGGAATCACCGTGCGGCTGAAGTACCTGCCCCGGGAAGTGCACACCGTTGCTGCGTTCTACCCGGACTTCAGGCGTGCCGCCGCAGGCGTCCTGGCGGTGGGAAGGGCCCGCGTCCAGCCCGCCATCATGGAACTGCTCGACGGCGGTACGCTGGCCCAGCTCGACGACATTCATGGCTCAGACCTCACCGCACGCGGCAGATCCCTGCTGCTGATCCAGACAGACGGGTTTGGGGCTGCCGCGGAAGCCGACGTGGTGCGGGAGGTCCTGCGCGAAGGCGGGGCCACCGTCACCACCGAGGCCAGCGCAGAAGCCGAGCGGCTGGTGGAGCTGAGGCGGCACAGCAGGGGCACCGAGGTGGACGACGAGTACCGGGTGGGCGAAGACGTTGCCGTTCCGCGGTCCCGCCTGGTGGACTACGTTGCAGCGCTCGAGGCCATGGCCGCCGCCCAGCAGGTGCATCTCAAAGTGGTGGCCCATGCCGGCGACGGCAACCTGCACCCCACATTCTGGATCGACCGGCAGGGGCCGGACGTGGAAGCCGGCGCCATGGAGCGGCTCCAGGTGGCCCTGGACGAGTCCATCACCGCCGCCCTGGCAATGGGCGGCACCATTACTGGCGAGCACGGCGTGGGCCAGTACAAGCTGCGGTGGCTTGGCCAGGAACAGCCGGAGCCCATCCGGGAGCTCCAGCGCAGGATCAAGGAGCTGTTCGATCCTGCCGGCATCCTCAACCCTGGCAAGGCGATCTAG